Within the Nitrosococcus wardiae genome, the region GCTCTGTCAAAAATCATGCAAAAAGGGGAGGAAAAGCGGGGGGCACTGGTGCTAGTGGATCAGTGGCAGGTTTCATTCCCCGACGGCATTTTCGATCCGGTGGCTATGATTGCCACGCGCGTGAGGCTATTATCGACTCACTGAGGGCCGGGTTTACTGGGCTTAGGGTAGTCGCTGATTGGATGCCTCCCGTGTGACTTCGGGAGGTGTGCCGTTGAAGACTCAGCCCTGCGATCTGGTAGCCCTGGTTGAGGAATGCGCAGAGGTGGCACAGACGGCAGCCGCCGAACACCGCATCGTAGTGCAATGTCTGGCAGCGGTCGAAGCCGTTGTGGACCCGCTGCGTATGGAACAGGTACTCGCCAATTTACTTGACAACGCCACCAAATTCAGTCCACCGGGTAGCCAGATTGCGGTCGATGGCAGCGAATGGGGTGACATAGGCTCAATAGCGCCTATTCCTCCCTCGGCTTTAGGGGGCGCCCCACGAGAGGCCCAGGGCCTTGGGGGCTCTGCAGGCCGCTGAAATTGGCGATAATTTCCTGAACCTGAGCCATATCCACCGGTTTACGCAAGTGATGATCAAAACCTGCGGCGCGGGCTTGACGTATGTCCTCGGCCTGGGCGTAGCCGGTCATGGCCACCAGCACGGGGCGCTGTTCCATATCCAGGCGCCGCAGGCGGCGGGCGATTTCGAAACCGTTGAGTCCCGGCATACCCAAGTCTAGGAAGATCACGTCCGGCGGATCTTCCGCCGCTCGCTGAAGGGCGTTACTGCCTTTATAGCTGATGCTAACTCGATGGCCTAAAAGCTCCA harbors:
- a CDS encoding sensor histidine kinase produces the protein MDASRVTSGGVPLKTQPCDLVALVEECAEVAQTAAAEHRIVVQCLAAVEAVVDPLRMEQVLANLLDNATKFSPPGSQIAVDGSEWGDIGSIAPIPPSALGGAPREAQGLGGSAGR